A genomic stretch from Streptomyces sp. QL37 includes:
- a CDS encoding LAETG motif-containing sortase-dependent surface protein, giving the protein MSRSRGRGLARAAAAMLATGLVAAGTIVGATAATAAPADESDQHQGGAVAVLDGLKTYGTAQLNTGEGKKPQELPAGLFEMKVDGGGTIQTYCIDFHTPTKDGAKYLETPWDQSSLGANADAGKVRWILQHSYPQVNDFAALAEKAGTGPLDEKTAAAGTQVAIWRFSDKADVTAEDANAEKLADWLEANAQNVAEPKASVGLSPAAVSGKAGEKLGPITVHTDAGQVAVAPPADAAASGVQVTDKAGKPVTEAADGSDLYFSVPEDATDGSASLTVQATTSVPVGRVFAGLTKSQTMILAGSSESTVSATATATWAEKGAVPAVTAQKNCAKGGVDITASNTGDEAFTFELAGTEHTIPAGETRTVTVPVGEDEAYDFTITGPGGFSKNFKGVLDCETAGTPAPGDDTTTQTGSEPTPAPAASAPDTEGDLAATGGSSATPVIAGVAIALVVLGGGAVFLLRRKKPRTSGE; this is encoded by the coding sequence GTGAGCCGGAGCAGGGGCCGCGGTCTCGCCAGGGCAGCCGCCGCGATGCTGGCCACCGGGCTGGTCGCCGCGGGAACGATCGTCGGAGCGACGGCCGCCACGGCCGCGCCCGCGGACGAGTCGGATCAGCACCAGGGTGGTGCGGTCGCCGTACTGGACGGTCTCAAGACCTACGGCACCGCCCAGCTCAACACCGGTGAGGGCAAGAAGCCCCAGGAGCTGCCCGCCGGCCTGTTCGAGATGAAGGTCGACGGCGGCGGCACGATCCAGACGTACTGCATCGACTTCCACACGCCCACCAAGGACGGCGCGAAGTACCTGGAGACCCCCTGGGACCAGTCCTCGCTCGGCGCCAACGCGGACGCCGGCAAGGTGCGCTGGATCCTTCAGCACTCCTACCCGCAGGTCAACGACTTCGCGGCGCTCGCCGAGAAGGCCGGTACCGGCCCGCTCGACGAGAAGACCGCCGCCGCCGGCACCCAGGTCGCCATCTGGCGCTTCTCGGACAAGGCCGACGTGACGGCCGAGGACGCGAATGCCGAGAAGCTCGCCGACTGGCTGGAGGCGAACGCCCAGAACGTCGCGGAGCCCAAGGCGTCCGTGGGGCTTTCTCCGGCCGCGGTCTCCGGCAAGGCCGGTGAGAAGCTGGGCCCGATCACCGTCCACACCGACGCCGGCCAGGTCGCGGTGGCACCGCCCGCCGACGCCGCCGCCAGCGGGGTACAGGTCACCGACAAGGCCGGCAAGCCCGTCACCGAGGCCGCCGACGGATCCGACCTCTACTTCTCCGTCCCCGAAGACGCCACCGACGGCTCCGCCTCGCTGACCGTCCAGGCCACCACGTCCGTGCCCGTCGGCCGGGTCTTCGCCGGACTCACCAAGAGCCAGACCATGATCCTCGCCGGTTCCAGCGAGTCGACCGTCTCCGCGACGGCGACCGCCACCTGGGCCGAGAAGGGTGCCGTCCCGGCGGTGACCGCGCAGAAGAACTGCGCCAAGGGCGGCGTCGACATCACCGCGAGCAACACCGGTGACGAGGCGTTCACCTTCGAGCTGGCCGGTACCGAGCACACCATCCCGGCCGGTGAGACCCGCACGGTGACCGTCCCGGTCGGCGAGGACGAGGCCTACGACTTCACGATCACCGGCCCCGGCGGCTTCAGCAAGAACTTCAAGGGTGTCCTGGACTGCGAGACCGCCGGCACCCCCGCCCCGGGTGACGACACCACGACCCAGACCGGTTCCGAGCCGACGCCCGCGCCCGCCGCGAGCGCCCCGGACACCGAGGGTGACCTCGCCGCGACCGGTGGTTCCAGCGCCACCCCCGTCATCGCGGGTGTCGCCATCGCCCTCGTCGTCCTCGGCGGCGGCGCGGTCTTCCTGCTCCGCCGGAAGAAGCCGCGGACCAGCGGTGAGTGA
- a CDS encoding site-specific integrase, whose translation METTYNVKVWKTATYKGSRGTTYTVRWTLDGNEQRAPFATRALADAFRSELVSATRRGEAFSLSTGRPVSHQSGATAVNWYDFAVQFADVQWNRTAGNSRKNTAKALTATTIAMLRTPPAGFKPVDVRTALREFAFNTKRREEAPQEVSVILRWVERNTLSMAAWEDPAKVDDVLRAFDVLLDGTRAAASSVKRNRRVLNVAMEHAVKRKVLRTNPLPKGRGTAPKTSSAVDKRAILNTGQAARLLGWVRGRTRGGPRLHAFFAVLYYAGPRPEEAVAMRVQDVQLPEVDDEDQWCELLFHTAQPEVGKNWTDTGAIHEERGLKGRAADDTRVVPGHPSLTRILREHIRAEELKPGDLLFQGEGGELLAGSVIRRAWRSARAAIFTPDEFGSPLGKRVYDLRHTRLTKWLNDGIPPAQVAEWAGNSVPVLLAIYARCVSGQLSELKKRMEAGEDLPDLPDAG comes from the coding sequence ATGGAGACGACGTACAACGTCAAGGTCTGGAAGACCGCGACGTACAAAGGTTCGCGGGGCACCACGTACACCGTGCGGTGGACCCTCGACGGCAACGAGCAGCGAGCCCCGTTCGCGACACGAGCGCTCGCGGACGCCTTCCGCTCCGAGCTGGTCAGCGCGACCCGGCGCGGCGAGGCGTTCAGCCTGAGCACCGGGCGCCCCGTCTCGCACCAGTCGGGCGCGACGGCTGTGAACTGGTACGACTTCGCGGTCCAGTTCGCGGACGTCCAGTGGAACCGTACGGCTGGCAATAGCCGGAAGAACACGGCCAAGGCGCTTACGGCGACCACCATCGCGATGCTGCGAACGCCGCCAGCAGGCTTCAAGCCGGTCGACGTCCGGACGGCACTTCGTGAGTTCGCCTTCAACACCAAGCGGCGCGAGGAGGCGCCGCAGGAAGTATCCGTCATCCTCAGGTGGGTGGAACGGAACACGCTGTCCATGGCGGCCTGGGAGGACCCGGCCAAGGTGGACGACGTGTTGCGCGCCTTCGATGTCCTGCTGGACGGAACCCGGGCCGCGGCCAGCTCCGTCAAGCGCAATCGGCGCGTCCTCAACGTCGCCATGGAGCACGCGGTGAAGCGCAAGGTCCTGCGGACGAACCCCCTGCCGAAGGGCCGGGGGACCGCCCCGAAGACTTCGTCCGCCGTGGACAAGCGGGCGATCCTGAACACCGGCCAGGCGGCCCGGCTGCTGGGGTGGGTACGCGGTCGCACCCGCGGTGGCCCCCGACTGCATGCCTTCTTCGCGGTGCTCTACTACGCCGGCCCGCGTCCCGAGGAAGCGGTGGCGATGCGTGTGCAGGACGTGCAACTGCCGGAGGTGGACGATGAGGATCAGTGGTGCGAGCTGCTGTTCCACACGGCTCAGCCGGAGGTCGGCAAGAACTGGACCGACACGGGGGCCATCCACGAGGAGCGGGGGCTGAAAGGGCGGGCAGCAGACGACACGCGTGTCGTCCCCGGGCATCCGTCGCTCACGAGAATTCTGCGCGAGCACATCAGGGCCGAAGAGCTGAAGCCGGGCGACTTGCTGTTCCAGGGGGAGGGCGGCGAACTGCTCGCAGGTTCCGTCATCCGCCGGGCCTGGCGATCGGCCCGCGCCGCGATTTTCACACCTGATGAGTTCGGCTCCCCGCTGGGGAAGCGGGTGTATGACCTGAGGCACACCCGGTTGACGAAGTGGCTGAACGACGGCATTCCGCCGGCACAGGTCGCGGAGTGGGCGGGGAACAGCGTGCCGGTCCTGCTGGCCATCTACGCCCGCTGCGTGTCCGGTCAGCTCTCGGAGCTCAAGAAGCGGATGGAAGCCGGGGAAGACCTGCCAGATCTGCCCGACGCAGGCTGA
- a CDS encoding helix-turn-helix domain-containing protein gives MPSKTGSSKMLTLPEVCEELHVSRSTFYDWRQKGRAPRCIKLPNGDLRVRRSDLDNWLDDHEDAA, from the coding sequence ATGCCCAGCAAGACCGGATCTTCCAAGATGCTCACCCTCCCCGAAGTCTGCGAAGAGCTGCACGTCTCGCGGTCCACGTTCTACGACTGGCGCCAGAAGGGCCGCGCCCCCCGCTGCATCAAGCTGCCGAACGGCGACCTGCGCGTACGGCGGAGCGACTTGGACAACTGGCTCGACGATCATGAGGACGCTGCTTGA
- a CDS encoding ABC transporter ATP-binding protein, with protein sequence MTSSTETTLAELEQRAAARRDRPSYGHDALIACDRLVRIFSTDGVEVQALQGLDLLVTEGELMALVGASGSGKSTLMNILAGLDVPTAGSAKVAGCDLLGMGPKERLRYRRDVVGFVWQQTSRNLLSYLTAVQNITLPMQLRGGGRNRERAARAESLLEMLEIADCRDRRPAQMSGGQQQRVAIAVALANNPSVLLADEPTGELDSATGEQVFAAFRRANEELGTTIVIVTHDQAVASEVRRTVAIRDGRTSSEVLRRTEVDAATGQESQVAREYAMLDRAGRLQLPADYTEALGMEHRVMLELERDHIGVWPDAPKE encoded by the coding sequence GTGACATCGTCGACAGAGACCACCCTGGCGGAACTCGAACAACGGGCCGCTGCCCGCCGTGACCGGCCTTCGTACGGGCACGACGCCCTGATCGCCTGCGACCGGCTGGTGCGCATCTTCTCCACGGACGGCGTGGAGGTGCAGGCGCTCCAGGGACTCGATCTGCTGGTCACCGAGGGCGAGTTGATGGCCCTGGTCGGCGCCTCGGGCAGCGGGAAGTCGACCCTGATGAACATCCTGGCGGGCCTGGACGTCCCCACGGCCGGGTCGGCGAAGGTCGCGGGCTGCGACCTCCTGGGGATGGGGCCGAAGGAGCGGCTGCGCTACCGCCGCGACGTCGTCGGGTTCGTGTGGCAGCAGACCTCCCGCAATCTGCTGTCGTACCTGACCGCCGTACAGAACATCACGCTCCCCATGCAGCTGCGTGGCGGCGGCCGGAACCGCGAACGGGCCGCGCGGGCCGAGTCGTTGCTGGAGATGCTGGAGATCGCGGACTGCCGCGACCGCCGCCCCGCCCAGATGTCCGGGGGCCAGCAGCAGCGGGTGGCGATCGCGGTGGCCCTGGCCAACAACCCGTCGGTGCTGCTCGCCGACGAGCCGACCGGTGAGCTGGACTCCGCGACGGGCGAGCAGGTGTTCGCCGCGTTCCGGCGTGCCAACGAGGAGCTCGGCACGACGATCGTCATCGTCACCCACGACCAGGCGGTGGCGAGCGAGGTGCGCCGCACGGTCGCGATACGCGACGGCCGTACGTCCTCCGAGGTGCTGCGGCGCACCGAGGTGGACGCGGCGACCGGGCAGGAGTCCCAGGTGGCCCGGGAGTACGCGATGCTCGACCGGGCGGGGCGGCTCCAGCTGCCGGCCGACTACACGGAGGCGCTGGGGATGGAGCACCGGGTGATGCTGGAGCTGGAGCGGGACCACATCGGGGTGTGGCCCGACGCCCCGAAGGAGTAG
- the ettA gene encoding energy-dependent translational throttle protein EttA, which translates to MAEYIYTMRKTRKAHGDKVILDDVNLNFLPGAKIGVVGPNGAGKSTVLKIMAGLEQPSNGDAFLSPGFSVGILMQEPKLDENKSVLENVQDGAAEIMGKLKRFNEVAELMATDYSDALMDEMGKLQEDLDHANAWDLDAQLEQAMDALGCPPGDWPVNNLSGGEKRRVALCKLLIEAPDLLLLDEPTNHLDAESVNWLEQHLSKYAGAVVAVTHDRYFLNNVAEWILELDRGRALPYEGNYSTYLDKKATRLKVEGRKDEKRAKRLKEELEWVRSNAKGRQTKSKARLARYEEMAAEADKMRKLDFEEIQIPPGPRLGSIVVEVENLSKAFGDKVLIDDLSFTLPRNGIVGVIGPNGAGKTTLFKMIQGLETPDSGAIKVGDTVKISYVDQSRANIDPKKTLWAVVSDELDYINVGQVEMPSRAYVSAFGFKGPDQQKPAGVLSGGERNRLNLALTLKEGGNLLLLDEPTNDLDVETLSSLENALLEFPGAAVVISHDRWFLDRVATHILAYEGDSKWYWFEGNFESYEKNKVERLGADAARPHRATYKKLTRG; encoded by the coding sequence TTGGCTGAGTACATCTACACCATGCGCAAGACGCGCAAGGCGCACGGCGACAAGGTGATTCTCGATGACGTCAACCTGAACTTCCTGCCCGGCGCGAAGATCGGTGTCGTGGGACCCAACGGTGCCGGTAAGTCCACGGTGCTGAAGATCATGGCGGGCCTGGAGCAGCCGTCCAACGGTGACGCCTTCCTGTCGCCCGGATTCAGCGTCGGCATCCTCATGCAGGAGCCGAAGCTCGACGAGAACAAGTCCGTCCTGGAGAACGTCCAGGACGGCGCCGCCGAGATCATGGGCAAGCTCAAGCGCTTCAACGAGGTCGCCGAGCTCATGGCGACGGACTACTCCGACGCGCTCATGGACGAGATGGGCAAGCTCCAGGAGGACCTGGACCACGCCAACGCCTGGGACCTCGACGCCCAGCTGGAGCAGGCCATGGACGCCCTGGGCTGCCCGCCCGGCGACTGGCCCGTCAACAACCTCTCCGGCGGCGAGAAGCGCCGTGTGGCGCTCTGCAAGCTCCTGATCGAGGCCCCGGACCTGCTCCTCCTCGACGAGCCCACCAACCACCTCGACGCCGAGTCGGTGAACTGGCTGGAGCAGCACCTCTCGAAGTACGCGGGCGCCGTCGTCGCCGTGACGCACGACCGGTACTTCCTGAACAACGTCGCCGAGTGGATCCTCGAGCTCGACCGCGGCCGCGCCCTGCCCTACGAGGGCAACTACTCCACGTACCTCGACAAGAAGGCCACCCGCCTCAAGGTCGAGGGCCGCAAGGACGAGAAGCGCGCCAAGCGGCTCAAGGAAGAGCTGGAGTGGGTCCGCTCCAACGCCAAGGGCCGGCAGACCAAGTCCAAGGCACGTCTCGCGCGTTACGAGGAGATGGCGGCCGAGGCGGACAAGATGCGGAAGCTGGACTTCGAGGAGATCCAGATCCCGCCGGGCCCGCGGCTCGGTTCCATCGTCGTCGAGGTCGAGAACCTCTCCAAGGCCTTCGGCGACAAGGTCCTCATCGACGACCTGTCCTTCACGCTCCCGCGCAACGGCATCGTCGGCGTCATCGGTCCGAACGGCGCGGGCAAGACCACGCTGTTCAAGATGATCCAGGGCCTGGAGACGCCGGACTCCGGCGCCATCAAGGTCGGCGACACGGTCAAGATCTCGTACGTCGACCAGTCCCGCGCCAACATCGACCCGAAGAAGACCCTCTGGGCCGTCGTGTCGGACGAGCTGGACTACATCAACGTCGGCCAGGTCGAGATGCCCTCGCGGGCCTACGTCTCGGCGTTCGGCTTCAAGGGCCCGGACCAGCAGAAGCCGGCCGGTGTCCTCTCCGGTGGTGAGCGCAACCGCCTGAACCTGGCGCTGACGCTCAAGGAGGGCGGCAACCTGCTGCTCCTCGACGAGCCCACCAACGACCTCGACGTCGAGACCCTGTCCTCGCTCGAGAACGCGCTGCTGGAGTTCCCCGGGGCAGCGGTGGTCATCTCCCACGACCGCTGGTTCCTGGACCGCGTCGCCACGCACATCCTGGCGTACGAGGGCGACTCCAAGTGGTACTGGTTCGAGGGCAACTTCGAGTCGTACGAGAAGAACAAGGTCGAGCGTCTCGGTGCGGACGCGGCCCGCCCGCACCGTGCCACCTACAAGAAGCTCACGCGAGGCTGA
- a CDS encoding thioesterase family protein: protein MARHIYSCPLRWSDMDAFGHVNNVVFLRYLEEARIDFMFRLAPGDGSPSFAGGSVVARHEIDYVRPLVHRHAPVTIESWVTKITAASLTIAYEVKDPEQVYVRASTVVVPYNLAEERPRRITAEEKFFLQEYLDQEPAVA from the coding sequence TTGGCCCGTCACATCTACAGCTGCCCGCTGCGCTGGTCGGACATGGATGCCTTCGGCCACGTGAACAACGTGGTCTTCCTCCGCTACCTGGAGGAGGCGCGCATCGACTTCATGTTCCGGCTGGCGCCGGGGGACGGCTCGCCGTCCTTCGCCGGCGGGTCCGTCGTGGCCCGGCACGAGATCGACTACGTGCGCCCGCTGGTCCACCGGCACGCCCCGGTGACCATCGAGTCCTGGGTCACGAAGATCACCGCGGCGTCGCTGACGATCGCCTACGAGGTCAAGGACCCCGAGCAGGTGTACGTACGGGCGTCGACGGTCGTCGTGCCGTACAACCTGGCCGAGGAGCGGCCCCGGCGGATCACCGCCGAGGAGAAGTTCTTCCTGCAGGAGTACCTCGACCAGGAGCCCGCCGTCGCATGA
- a CDS encoding YfjP family GTPase, with protein sequence MTAVTDQDRDRQGPGHEGAEDTGRDDDRRWDDGLIARRAAEAAHESAEAARAPEDDEPGPQVEAYGLPGSPLRPRLDALRELVGLSRARLDGDTLAEAGRVLDEASARQRLSSRHTVVAIAGATGSGKSTLFNALAGVQISDTGLRRPTTSAPIACSWTDGAAGLLDRLAIPGRLRRRPVQGGTPTDEALQGLVLVDLPDHDSAATGHREQVDRVLALVDAVIWVVDPEKYADAALHERYLRPLAGHAEISFVVLNQIDRLPGEAADLVLDDLRRLLDEDGMPVGEHGEPGATVMSLSALTGAGVGDLREVLGRFVQARTAAARRLSADVDAAAARLRPVYVADGRPGLGERAREDFTDRLSEAVGAAAAGQAAEREWRRNAGRACGTPWLRLWRWYESTRQLGGGLDLMAQALAPPEEELTARQRVEQAVRKLADDAVDGLPVPWAQAVRETAVNGAKGLPEALDELSRNAQAGAGGRGRGGNADTGSAPVGPGVPGERGPGGVGTAAGQGKRDSGSPGSVSGSVGRATGSATGALGGRVARPPRPAWWPAAVLAQASMTLLQIFGGLWLLGQIVGVLEPGLLTPALLMLAGVVGGPLVEWSCAAAARGPARRYGQEAERRLREAAAGCGRARVLDPVAAELARYREVRERYVAVTELSTTGG encoded by the coding sequence ATGACTGCCGTCACTGACCAGGACCGGGACCGACAGGGACCGGGGCACGAAGGAGCGGAAGACACCGGGCGGGACGACGACAGGCGCTGGGACGACGGGCTCATCGCGCGCCGGGCCGCCGAGGCCGCGCATGAGAGTGCCGAGGCGGCGCGGGCTCCCGAGGACGACGAGCCGGGGCCCCAGGTCGAGGCGTACGGACTGCCCGGCAGCCCGCTGCGGCCCCGGCTGGACGCACTGCGCGAGCTGGTCGGGCTCTCCCGCGCGCGGCTCGACGGGGACACCCTCGCCGAGGCGGGCCGGGTGCTCGACGAGGCGTCGGCCCGCCAGCGGCTCTCCTCCAGGCACACGGTCGTCGCCATCGCGGGGGCCACCGGCAGCGGCAAGTCCACACTCTTCAACGCGCTCGCGGGCGTCCAGATCTCCGACACCGGGCTGCGCCGGCCGACGACCTCGGCCCCGATCGCCTGCAGCTGGACCGACGGCGCCGCCGGACTGCTCGACCGGCTGGCCATCCCGGGCCGGCTCCGGCGCAGGCCGGTGCAGGGCGGCACGCCCACCGACGAGGCGCTGCAGGGGCTCGTCCTGGTGGACCTGCCCGACCACGACTCGGCGGCGACCGGCCACCGTGAGCAGGTGGACCGGGTGCTGGCCCTGGTCGACGCGGTGATCTGGGTCGTCGACCCGGAGAAGTACGCCGACGCGGCTCTGCACGAACGCTATCTGCGGCCCCTAGCCGGGCACGCCGAGATCTCCTTCGTCGTGCTCAACCAGATCGACCGGCTGCCCGGGGAGGCCGCCGACCTGGTTCTCGACGACCTGCGCCGGCTGCTCGACGAGGACGGCATGCCGGTGGGGGAGCACGGCGAGCCGGGCGCCACCGTCATGTCCCTGTCCGCGCTCACCGGGGCCGGGGTGGGTGACCTGCGCGAGGTGCTCGGCAGGTTCGTCCAGGCCCGTACGGCGGCGGCGCGCAGGCTCTCCGCCGACGTGGACGCGGCCGCCGCGCGGCTCCGGCCGGTGTACGTCGCCGACGGGCGGCCGGGGCTCGGCGAGCGGGCCCGCGAGGACTTCACCGACCGGCTCTCGGAAGCCGTCGGCGCGGCGGCGGCGGGCCAGGCGGCGGAGCGCGAGTGGCGGAGGAACGCGGGGAGGGCCTGCGGGACGCCCTGGCTCCGGCTGTGGCGCTGGTACGAGTCCACCCGGCAGCTGGGCGGCGGCCTGGACCTGATGGCGCAGGCTCTCGCACCGCCGGAGGAGGAGCTCACCGCCCGGCAGCGGGTGGAGCAGGCCGTACGGAAGCTGGCGGACGACGCGGTGGACGGGCTGCCCGTGCCGTGGGCGCAGGCCGTGCGCGAGACGGCGGTGAACGGGGCGAAGGGGCTGCCGGAGGCGCTGGACGAGCTCTCACGGAACGCACAGGCGGGAGCCGGTGGCCGAGGCCGCGGCGGCAACGCGGACACGGGATCCGCTCCCGTGGGCCCGGGCGTACCGGGCGAGCGGGGGCCGGGCGGGGTGGGGACGGCGGCGGGGCAGGGGAAGCGTGACTCCGGTAGCCCGGGTTCCGTCTCCGGTTCCGTGGGCAGGGCGACCGGGTCCGCCACCGGGGCCCTGGGCGGCCGCGTCGCCAGGCCGCCCCGGCCGGCGTGGTGGCCCGCGGCGGTGCTCGCGCAGGCCTCGATGACGCTGCTCCAGATCTTCGGCGGGCTGTGGCTGCTCGGCCAGATCGTGGGTGTGCTCGAACCCGGCCTGCTCACCCCGGCCCTGCTCATGCTGGCCGGTGTGGTCGGCGGGCCGCTCGTCGAGTGGTCGTGCGCGGCGGCGGCGCGCGGGCCCGCGCGCCGGTACGGGCAGGAGGCGGAACGGCGGCTCCGCGAGGCCGCCGCCGGGTGCGGCAGGGCGAGGGTCCTCGACCCGGTGGCGGCGGAGCTGGCGCGCTACCGCGAGGTGCGGGAGCGGTATGTGGCGGTGACGGAGTTGTCCACAACCGGCGGGTAA
- a CDS encoding single-stranded DNA-binding protein: protein MNETLVTLVGNAATAVDFRETAAGPTARFRLAVTPRRWDREQQTWADGPTSFYTVWARRTLAANLSGSVSVGEPLVVHGRLKVREEERDGVWKTSVDIEAVAVGHDLTRGTAAFRRVARADPALTAPTHRQKPATEMASVS, encoded by the coding sequence ATGAACGAGACGTTGGTGACACTGGTGGGAAACGCCGCGACAGCGGTGGACTTCCGGGAGACGGCGGCCGGGCCGACGGCGCGATTCCGTCTGGCTGTGACGCCCCGGCGGTGGGACCGGGAGCAGCAGACCTGGGCGGACGGCCCTACCAGCTTCTACACGGTGTGGGCGCGGCGGACGCTCGCGGCGAATCTGTCCGGCTCGGTCTCGGTCGGAGAGCCGCTCGTCGTGCATGGCCGACTGAAGGTGCGCGAGGAGGAGAGGGACGGGGTCTGGAAGACCTCCGTGGACATCGAGGCCGTGGCGGTGGGGCACGACCTGACCAGAGGCACGGCGGCGTTCCGGCGGGTCGCCAGAGCCGACCCCGCGCTGACGGCGCCTACGCATCGTCAGAAACCAGCCACGGAAATGGCATCGGTGTCCTGA
- a CDS encoding ATP-binding protein: MDVRPQLIDALSALRDRVAAVRLPLPLPGAPRARQTRTELLAQLDDYLVPRLKDPEAPLLAVIGGSTGAGKSTLVNSLVGCRVSEAGVLRPTTRTPVLVCHPDDHHWFAGVRVLPQLTRVWLPPGQIPDPDGLDHLGGEGDRDDTVLRVETAATLPRGLALLDAPDIDSLVVRNRVLAAELICAADVWVMVTTASRYADAVPWHLLRTAKEYDASLVTVLDRVPHQVIAEVSRQYAALLTRAGLGDVPRFTIPELPESAGGGSGLLPTTAVAPLRAWLTHRAQDPAARQQAVGRTASGVIDSLNVRMPELAGAVAAQYAAAVKLTGVVEEAYGKELSRVRRRLRDGAVLAGGARTRWRGYPLYSTAGELLDALVESLIALLQCAVAASDEQIRTVWQREPAAGIFRFEDAGREAGGWGPAEDIQGRIAMAVRRWRRVLEELAEEEARLLERNAAPDAETVAALLAAALLGGRRARGAGEQLAERIGAQGALRLRDKGGALLTACLDQVMHGERDRRLAPLDALDVAPEPQAELIAALSVLQKERWQR, translated from the coding sequence ATGGATGTACGGCCCCAGCTCATCGACGCACTTTCCGCCCTGCGCGACCGTGTCGCTGCCGTGCGTCTTCCACTTCCCCTGCCGGGGGCCCCACGCGCCCGGCAGACGCGGACCGAACTGCTCGCCCAGCTCGACGACTACCTCGTACCCCGTCTCAAGGATCCCGAGGCACCCCTGCTCGCGGTGATCGGGGGATCCACCGGAGCCGGCAAGTCCACGCTCGTCAACTCGCTGGTGGGGTGCCGGGTCAGTGAGGCCGGGGTGCTGCGCCCGACCACCCGCACCCCCGTACTCGTCTGCCACCCGGACGACCACCACTGGTTCGCCGGAGTGCGGGTGCTGCCGCAGCTGACCCGGGTGTGGCTGCCGCCGGGACAGATCCCGGACCCGGACGGGCTCGACCACCTCGGGGGCGAGGGCGACCGGGACGACACCGTCCTGCGCGTGGAGACAGCGGCGACCCTGCCCCGGGGGCTCGCGCTCCTGGACGCCCCCGACATCGACTCCCTCGTCGTCCGGAACCGGGTCCTGGCCGCCGAACTCATCTGCGCGGCCGACGTGTGGGTCATGGTGACCACCGCGTCGCGGTACGCGGACGCCGTGCCGTGGCATCTGCTGCGTACCGCCAAGGAGTACGACGCCTCCCTGGTCACCGTCCTGGACCGGGTGCCGCACCAGGTGATCGCCGAGGTGTCCCGGCAGTACGCCGCCCTGCTGACCCGGGCCGGCCTCGGCGACGTGCCCCGCTTCACCATCCCGGAACTCCCCGAGTCCGCGGGCGGCGGCAGCGGGCTGCTGCCCACCACCGCCGTCGCACCCCTGCGCGCCTGGCTCACGCACCGGGCGCAGGACCCGGCGGCCCGTCAGCAGGCCGTCGGACGTACGGCGTCCGGGGTCATCGACTCGCTCAACGTACGGATGCCCGAGCTGGCCGGGGCCGTCGCCGCGCAGTACGCCGCCGCCGTGAAGCTCACCGGCGTCGTCGAGGAGGCGTACGGGAAGGAGCTGTCGCGCGTGCGGCGGAGGCTCCGCGACGGCGCGGTGCTCGCCGGCGGCGCCCGCACCCGGTGGCGCGGATACCCGCTCTACAGCACCGCGGGGGAGCTGCTGGACGCACTCGTGGAGAGCCTGATCGCTCTGCTCCAGTGCGCCGTGGCGGCTTCCGACGAGCAGATTCGTACGGTCTGGCAGCGGGAGCCCGCCGCCGGCATCTTCAGGTTCGAGGACGCCGGCCGGGAGGCCGGCGGATGGGGACCCGCCGAGGACATCCAGGGCCGGATCGCCATGGCCGTACGGCGCTGGCGGCGCGTCCTGGAGGAGCTGGCCGAGGAGGAGGCGCGGCTGCTCGAACGCAATGCCGCGCCCGACGCCGAGACGGTGGCCGCGCTGCTGGCCGCCGCCCTGCTCGGCGGCCGCCGCGCCCGGGGCGCCGGGGAGCAGCTCGCCGAACGGATCGGCGCCCAGGGGGCGCTGCGCCTCCGCGACAAGGGCGGGGCGTTGCTCACCGCCTGCCTGGACCAGGTCATGCACGGTGAGCGCGACCGGCGCCTCGCCCCGCTGGACGCGCTCGACGTCGCCCCCGAGCCGCAGGCCGAACTCATCGCCGCGCTGTCCGTACTGCAGAAGGAGAGGTGGCAGCGATGA